One genomic region from Tachysurus fulvidraco isolate hzauxx_2018 chromosome 14, HZAU_PFXX_2.0, whole genome shotgun sequence encodes:
- the igf3 gene encoding insulin-like growth factor 3, whose translation MTHTRHGVTPVLQVLCWRSVCMLFTLLVCVLLPGLSLSAKPRCGVELIADLQFVCGDRGFYRGHPGAVRSAGPRRRTKGIVEQCCVRGCDLQYLEHYCAKPKRERRHTPHTAHTPHTALSPHTEDSSWMMFLRGHQMNQIKNTPEKFLDKLQERAPYRRRLALVSPRPVRKKHRLGALKQQQK comes from the exons ATGACACACACTCGACATGGAGTCACACCTGTGCTACag GTGCTGTGTTGgaggagtgtgtgcatgttgttcacactgctggtgtgtgtgctgctgcctggtctctctctctcagctaaACCTCGGTGTGGAGTGGAGCTCATCGCTGAtctacagtttgtgtgtggagATCGAGGATTTTACAGag gtcaccctggagcagtgaggagtGCAGGTCCACGGCGCAGGACTAAAGGGATCGTGGAGCAGTGTTGTGTGCGAGGATGCGACCTGCAGTACCTGGAACATTACTGCGCCAAACCCAAGCGGGAGCgacgacacacaccacacacagcacacacaccacacacagcgcTCTCGCCACACACC GAGGATTCGTCCTGGATGATGTTCCTCAGAGGACACCAGATGAACCAGATTAAAAACACACCAGAGAAATTCCTGGACAAGCTGCAGGAGCGAGCGCCGTACCGGAGAAGGCTGGCACTCGTCTCGCCGCGGCCTGTGAGGAAAAAACATCGACTCGGCGCTttaaagcagcagcagaaatga